A portion of the Leptospira wolbachii serovar Codice str. CDC genome contains these proteins:
- a CDS encoding tetratricopeptide repeat protein, producing MTPIRTYLLILFSFIGIGISLNSEPLSETNQKAIDAFYQKNWSQAEIWFKESLKKNPNDPYANYNLACVYTILLSQCEYLTEEQDVFQLLNHAVTYKKSYKSLMLKDKDLSLLRNTYRFNEIAGLSPKELFTNIFWFGPSPGAYGPVSEIKFDANGSFELTLVEFRESDGALEKPKYRGKYQWISEKVLQLEFQKLPSSLPNQTKKRQARWNKNSLEIDGFEYQFTDSPDRCSA from the coding sequence ATGACTCCCATTAGAACCTATTTACTCATCCTTTTTTCTTTTATTGGAATCGGAATTTCATTAAATTCAGAACCATTGTCGGAGACGAATCAAAAAGCGATTGATGCCTTTTACCAGAAAAACTGGTCTCAGGCCGAAATCTGGTTCAAAGAGAGTTTAAAGAAAAATCCAAATGACCCATACGCAAACTATAACTTGGCATGCGTTTACACCATCCTACTAAGTCAATGCGAGTATTTGACAGAAGAACAAGACGTTTTTCAGTTATTAAATCATGCAGTCACATATAAAAAGTCTTACAAAAGTTTGATGCTTAAAGACAAAGATCTTTCCTTACTTCGTAATACATACAGATTTAATGAAATTGCAGGTTTAAGTCCAAAGGAACTCTTTACAAATATTTTTTGGTTTGGTCCCAGTCCCGGTGCTTATGGGCCAGTATCAGAAATCAAGTTTGATGCTAATGGTTCCTTTGAACTCACTTTGGTGGAATTTCGGGAAAGTGACGGTGCTCTGGAAAAACCAAAGTATCGAGGAAAGTATCAATGGATTTCCGAAAAAGTCCTTCAATTAGAATTTCAAAAACTTCCTTCCTCACTTCCCAACCAAACAAAAAAAAGGCAAGCCCGTTGGAACAAAAATAGCCTCGAAATCGATGGCTTTGAATACCAATTTACAGATTCACCTGACCGTTGTTCTGCGTAG
- a CDS encoding DEAD/DEAH box helicase, protein MQKQIETFSDLKLDRSIQKAVVETGYTKPTPIQIQAIPLLLDNHDLLGCAQTGTGKTAAFALPMIQNLISTRAKPNPKQPRSLVLVPTRELAIQVHESFVLYGKYTQIRTAVIFGGVGQNPQAKAIASGLDVLIATPGRLVDLMNQNLVTLKNLEIFVLDEADRMLDMGFIHDIRKIISFLPKRRQNLFFSATMPSEIEKLANSILVEPIRIDITPVSSTVELISQSVMYTELADKKNLLLHLFKDKNFKKTIIFTKTKHGANKISELLNKSGIKTDVIHGNKSQSARQRALEDFRSGKNRALVATDLAARGIDIDDITHVINYEIPYVPETYVHRIGRTARAGKNGIAIAIAEADERSLIKDIEKVIGISIPVDRDHPFHAARVESHTGKAPKIHGSGGGGNRGHRRPSQSGNNSSGRNANSQKNSKQNSHRSQGQSEKRKPSDSGNRSEPKKSSPSAKKTPKAKMSRFR, encoded by the coding sequence TTGCAAAAACAAATTGAAACGTTTTCAGATCTGAAATTAGATCGATCCATCCAAAAAGCAGTCGTTGAGACTGGTTATACTAAACCTACACCCATCCAAATCCAAGCCATTCCCTTACTTCTAGACAATCACGATCTGTTAGGTTGTGCTCAAACAGGAACAGGTAAAACCGCTGCTTTTGCTTTGCCTATGATCCAAAATTTAATTTCCACGAGGGCAAAACCAAATCCAAAACAACCACGATCTCTTGTGTTAGTTCCCACTCGTGAGCTTGCCATTCAGGTCCATGAAAGTTTTGTTTTATATGGAAAATATACTCAAATTCGAACGGCAGTAATTTTTGGTGGTGTGGGACAAAATCCCCAAGCCAAGGCCATTGCAAGCGGATTGGATGTGCTCATTGCCACGCCTGGTCGCCTGGTCGATTTGATGAACCAAAATTTGGTAACATTGAAAAATCTCGAAATATTTGTGTTAGATGAAGCAGATAGGATGTTGGATATGGGTTTTATCCATGATATTCGAAAAATCATTTCCTTTCTTCCGAAGCGCAGACAGAATTTGTTTTTTTCTGCAACGATGCCATCTGAAATAGAAAAATTGGCAAACTCAATTTTGGTAGAGCCAATTCGTATCGATATAACACCTGTTTCGTCGACAGTAGAACTAATTTCACAATCTGTAATGTATACAGAACTTGCAGATAAAAAAAATCTTCTCCTTCATTTGTTTAAAGATAAAAATTTTAAAAAAACTATTATCTTTACCAAAACAAAACATGGAGCAAATAAAATTTCGGAACTCTTGAACAAAAGTGGAATCAAAACTGATGTAATTCACGGCAATAAAAGTCAATCAGCTAGACAAAGAGCCTTAGAAGATTTTCGTTCGGGAAAAAACAGAGCCCTTGTCGCAACCGATTTGGCTGCCCGAGGAATAGACATCGATGACATCACCCATGTAATTAATTATGAGATTCCTTATGTTCCCGAAACCTATGTACATCGAATTGGCCGTACAGCACGTGCAGGGAAAAATGGAATTGCCATTGCAATCGCAGAGGCAGACGAAAGATCACTGATCAAAGACATTGAAAAAGTAATTGGAATTTCGATCCCAGTGGATCGGGACCATCCTTTCCATGCAGCGCGGGTTGAATCGCATACAGGCAAAGCTCCCAAAATTCATGGATCAGGAGGTGGCGGCAATAGAGGTCATAGACGTCCCTCACAATCGGGAAATAATTCTTCTGGCCGTAATGCGAACTCACAGAAGAACTCCAAACAAAACTCACATCGGAGTCAAGGGCAATCGGAAAAAAGAAAGCCAAGTGATTCAGGCAATCGTTCCGAGCCTAAAAAATCATCTCCTAGTGCGAAAAAAACGCCGAAAGCAAAAATGTCACGATTTAGGTAG
- a CDS encoding DUF1554 domain-containing protein, which translates to MNNPCDPLSKDYTTGLFVKIATNDKDAYCDANRKNEASAVLPCNPCRIFITAVPYSGGLGGISGADSKCALDTNKPNSGTYKAFLSDAIVRRACLTANCGGGASEHLDWVMKPNSSYVRVADAVAIGTTNSNGLLMTQTNPVSIPSVTTWLGFNANWTTETSLHCDNWIDGSNSFVGTLNDQSTNPMIGAASNLCNNSHSLLCVEQ; encoded by the coding sequence ATGAACAATCCCTGCGACCCTTTATCTAAGGATTATACGACAGGTCTTTTTGTAAAAATAGCAACAAACGATAAAGATGCTTATTGCGATGCGAATAGGAAGAATGAGGCATCCGCAGTTTTACCTTGTAACCCGTGCCGAATATTCATAACTGCCGTTCCGTATTCCGGAGGATTGGGAGGAATTTCCGGTGCCGACAGCAAATGTGCGCTAGATACGAATAAACCGAATTCTGGTACCTATAAGGCGTTTCTTTCTGATGCAATTGTTAGAAGAGCATGCCTTACTGCAAACTGTGGCGGTGGTGCTTCGGAGCATCTGGATTGGGTTATGAAACCAAACAGTAGTTATGTTCGTGTTGCAGATGCTGTTGCTATTGGTACAACAAACAGTAATGGACTACTCATGACTCAAACAAATCCAGTATCAATTCCTAGCGTTACAACTTGGCTTGGGTTCAATGCAAATTGGACAACGGAAACGAGCCTTCATTGTGACAATTGGATCGATGGATCAAACTCATTTGTTGGAACACTAAATGATCAAAGCACAAATCCAATGATTGGAGCCGCATCCAATCTTTGTAATAATTCCCACTCGCTCCTTTGTGTGGAGCAGTAG